From one Bordetella genomosp. 9 genomic stretch:
- a CDS encoding N-carbamoylsarcosine amidohydrolase: MESKEQTYQRQGFGAALQPRPPYGLLIVDLVNGFADPAVFGGGNIPQAIANTVPLLEHARRQGWAIAHTRIVYADDGADANVFSIKVPGMLTLKEHDPRSAIVPELAPRNGELVVRKTVPSAFFGTGLSAWLAQRGVQTLLVAGAVTSGCVRASVVDAMQYGFRPLVVADCVGDRALGPHDANLFDMEQKYATVMTRDQALAAIAAN; this comes from the coding sequence ATGGAAAGCAAAGAGCAAACGTATCAACGGCAGGGCTTCGGCGCGGCGCTGCAGCCGCGTCCGCCCTACGGCCTGCTGATCGTCGACCTCGTGAACGGGTTCGCCGATCCGGCCGTGTTCGGCGGCGGCAATATCCCGCAGGCCATCGCCAACACCGTGCCGCTGCTGGAGCATGCGCGGCGCCAGGGCTGGGCCATCGCCCACACCCGCATCGTCTACGCCGACGACGGCGCGGACGCGAACGTCTTCAGCATCAAGGTGCCCGGCATGCTGACGCTGAAGGAACACGATCCGCGCAGCGCCATCGTGCCGGAGCTGGCGCCGCGCAACGGCGAGCTGGTGGTGCGCAAGACCGTGCCGTCGGCGTTCTTCGGCACCGGCCTGTCCGCCTGGCTCGCGCAGCGCGGCGTGCAGACCCTGCTGGTCGCGGGAGCGGTCACCAGCGGCTGCGTGCGCGCCAGCGTGGTGGACGCCATGCAATACGGTTTCCGGCCGCTGGTGGTGGCCGATTGCGTGGGCGACCGCGCGCTCGGCCCCCACGACGCCAACCTGTTCGATATGGAACAGAAGTACGCGACGGTGATGACGCGCGACCAGGCACTGGCGGCCATCGCCGCCAATTAG
- a CDS encoding aromatic-ring-hydroxylating dioxygenase subunit beta, with protein sequence MKTNFAHAARRIDLARAIELRQHIEEFHADYCAALDANQIESWPDFFTEDGLYRVTARENADRGLLVGLVYAEGRGMMQDRAVAISRTQMFAPRYMRHLVTNTRVLEETPAGIEAQSSFLLMQTLVEGPTTLHLAGFYHDVFTHVDGVLKLKERQVIYDTEILANDLVYPV encoded by the coding sequence ATGAAAACGAATTTCGCCCATGCCGCCCGCCGCATCGACCTGGCGCGCGCCATCGAACTGCGCCAGCATATCGAGGAATTCCACGCCGACTATTGCGCCGCGCTGGACGCCAACCAGATCGAAAGCTGGCCCGACTTCTTCACCGAGGACGGCCTGTATCGCGTGACCGCGCGCGAGAACGCCGACCGCGGACTGCTGGTCGGCCTGGTCTACGCCGAAGGCCGCGGCATGATGCAGGACCGCGCCGTCGCCATATCGCGCACGCAGATGTTCGCGCCGCGCTACATGCGGCACCTGGTGACCAATACGCGGGTGCTGGAGGAAACGCCGGCGGGCATCGAGGCGCAGTCGTCCTTCCTGCTGATGCAGACGCTGGTGGAAGGCCCCACCACCCTGCACCTGGCCGGCTTCTATCACGACGTGTTCACCCACGTCGATGGCGTGCTCAAGCTGAAGGAGCGCCAGGTGATCTACGACACCGAGATCCTGGCCAACGACCTGGTGTATCCCGTCTAG
- a CDS encoding aromatic ring-hydroxylating dioxygenase subunit alpha, whose translation MYQSQTVIGRTDPAKDAELAQCSWPEDALHAIPDWVYTSNAIYEREMERIFRGRSWNYVALEAEIPNPGDYKRSYVGPTPVVVSRADDGSIHVFENRCAHRGAEFCRNTQGNTKEFVCPYHQWSYDLKGNLQGIPFKRGVNKEGGMPKDFRNDDHGLRRLHVTTRHGVVFASYVADVEPIDEYLTPEILADFDTVFPGKPLKILGYYRNELPCNWKMYHENLKDPYHATLLHSFLVVFGLLVAGNKSAMLVDGKHGRHGTMASAKSEDKYASVSEENKKEMRSFHDGLRLQDDRFLEFVKEFDSPWSVTMQTIWPNLIVQREMNTLGVRHIIPNGPDSMIMQWTMFGYEDDTPEMTRHRLRQGNLMGPAGFLGLEDNEAMKFVQEGVRRSTTDTNVLKLESNKLGTSNTLISEAAIRSMYAYYRSVMGL comes from the coding sequence ATGTACCAATCCCAAACCGTGATCGGCCGCACGGATCCCGCCAAGGACGCCGAACTGGCGCAATGCAGCTGGCCCGAGGACGCGCTGCACGCCATCCCCGACTGGGTCTACACCAGCAACGCCATCTACGAACGCGAGATGGAGCGGATTTTCCGCGGCCGCAGCTGGAACTATGTCGCGCTGGAAGCGGAAATCCCCAATCCCGGCGACTACAAGCGTTCCTACGTCGGGCCCACGCCCGTGGTGGTTTCGCGCGCCGACGACGGCTCCATCCACGTCTTCGAGAATCGCTGCGCCCATCGCGGCGCCGAGTTCTGCCGCAACACGCAGGGCAACACCAAGGAGTTCGTGTGTCCCTACCACCAATGGTCCTATGACCTGAAAGGCAACCTGCAGGGCATCCCCTTCAAGCGCGGAGTCAACAAGGAAGGCGGCATGCCCAAGGACTTCCGCAACGACGACCACGGGCTGCGGCGCCTGCACGTGACCACGCGCCACGGAGTGGTCTTCGCGTCGTACGTGGCCGACGTCGAGCCGATCGACGAATACCTGACGCCGGAGATCCTGGCCGACTTCGATACCGTCTTTCCGGGCAAGCCGCTGAAGATACTGGGCTACTACCGCAACGAGCTGCCCTGCAACTGGAAGATGTATCACGAGAACCTGAAGGATCCCTATCACGCCACCCTGCTGCATTCCTTCCTGGTGGTGTTCGGACTGCTGGTCGCGGGCAACAAGTCCGCCATGCTGGTCGACGGCAAGCACGGCCGCCACGGCACCATGGCGTCGGCCAAGAGCGAAGACAAATACGCCAGCGTCAGCGAGGAAAACAAGAAGGAAATGCGCTCCTTCCACGACGGGCTGCGCCTGCAGGACGACCGCTTCCTGGAGTTCGTCAAGGAATTCGACTCGCCGTGGTCGGTCACCATGCAGACCATCTGGCCCAACCTGATCGTGCAGCGCGAGATGAATACGCTGGGCGTGCGCCACATCATCCCCAACGGCCCGGACAGCATGATCATGCAGTGGACCATGTTCGGCTACGAGGACGACACGCCGGAGATGACCCGCCACCGCCTGCGCCAGGGCAACCTGATGGGGCCGGCGGGCTTCCTGGGACTGGAGGACAACGAGGCGATGAAGTTCGTGCAGGAAGGCGTGCGCCGCTCCACCACCGATACCAACGTGCTGAAGCTCGAATCGAACAAGCTGGGCACGTCCAACACCTTGATATCGGAAGCCGCGATCCGGTCCATGTACGCCTACTACCGGTCGGTGATGGGACTTTGA
- a CDS encoding NAD(P)/FAD-dependent oxidoreductase, protein MAHPDSIVIVGAGQGGAMAAAALRAQGYAGKLTLVGREFHPPYERPPLSKAVLRDAAAETAAAIHAEAYYAEQDIALLRGVEALALDRAARRISLSNGTWLAYDRCLLATGGQARTLPSLPPGMPGVHYVRTLDDARGLRACLSGGARAARVAVVGGGFLGLEIASTALESGADVAVVESADRLLPNALPAPLSTWLAARATALGARLHLGARIASILPATTDATAGGLALDSGVVLPADAIVVAIGLQPDVALARAAGLEIDADNGGIRVDAHCRTADPHVLAIGDCASQHRDLLGRHARLESWQNANEQARVAAAAMLDADPPAAPYPWFWTDQFGCNIQMLGMPVAGLSYVCRGTAAPGDAAPRLIWLGHRDGVPVHGVAINAAADLRQMRLLFERGIRVDPAGFADTDVPLKPWIKACQQAATPA, encoded by the coding sequence ATGGCGCACCCCGACTCCATCGTGATCGTCGGCGCCGGCCAGGGCGGCGCCATGGCCGCGGCGGCTTTGCGCGCGCAGGGCTATGCGGGAAAGCTGACGCTGGTCGGCCGCGAATTCCATCCGCCTTATGAACGCCCGCCCCTGTCCAAGGCCGTGCTGCGCGACGCGGCGGCGGAAACGGCCGCGGCCATCCATGCCGAGGCCTACTACGCCGAACAGGACATCGCGCTGCTGCGCGGCGTCGAAGCGCTGGCGCTGGACCGCGCGGCGCGCCGGATCAGCCTGTCGAACGGGACTTGGCTGGCCTACGACCGTTGCCTGCTGGCGACCGGGGGCCAGGCGCGTACGCTGCCTTCCCTGCCGCCCGGCATGCCCGGCGTGCATTACGTGCGCACGCTGGACGACGCGCGCGGCCTGCGTGCCTGCCTGAGCGGCGGCGCCCGGGCCGCGCGCGTCGCCGTGGTCGGCGGCGGCTTCCTGGGCCTGGAAATCGCGTCCACCGCGCTGGAAAGCGGCGCCGACGTGGCGGTGGTCGAAAGCGCCGACCGGCTGTTGCCCAACGCCCTGCCCGCTCCGCTCTCCACCTGGCTGGCGGCGCGCGCCACCGCATTGGGCGCGCGGCTGCACCTGGGCGCGCGGATCGCATCGATACTGCCCGCCACGACCGATGCGACCGCCGGCGGACTGGCGCTGGACAGCGGCGTCGTGCTGCCGGCCGACGCCATCGTGGTCGCGATCGGCCTGCAACCCGACGTCGCGTTGGCGCGCGCGGCGGGCCTGGAGATCGATGCCGACAACGGCGGCATACGCGTCGACGCCCATTGCCGCACCGCGGATCCGCACGTCCTGGCCATCGGCGATTGCGCCAGCCAGCATCGCGACCTGCTGGGGCGCCATGCGCGGCTGGAGTCCTGGCAGAACGCCAATGAACAGGCCCGCGTCGCCGCCGCCGCCATGCTGGACGCCGACCCGCCGGCCGCGCCCTACCCCTGGTTCTGGACCGATCAGTTCGGCTGCAACATCCAGATGCTGGGCATGCCGGTGGCCGGCCTGTCCTACGTATGCCGCGGAACGGCCGCGCCCGGCGACGCCGCGCCCAGGCTCATCTGGCTGGGCCATCGCGACGGCGTGCCGGTGCACGGCGTCGCGATCAACGCCGCGGCGGACCTGCGCCAGATGCGGCTGCTGTTCGAACGCGGCATCCGCGTCGACCCTGCCGGCTTCGCCGACACGGACGTCCCCCTGAAACCCTGGATCAAGGCCTGCCAGCAGGCCGCCACGCCGGCCTGA
- a CDS encoding non-heme iron oxygenase ferredoxin subunit codes for MNWTKIASTDALADDEVMAVEAGGKQLALYRSEGEFFVSDNVCTHAYALLSDGYLEDGCIECPLHQARFDVRTGKAMCAPATRDIQVYPVKVEGSDVLADVSR; via the coding sequence ATGAACTGGACGAAAATCGCATCGACGGACGCATTGGCAGACGACGAGGTCATGGCGGTCGAGGCCGGCGGCAAGCAGCTGGCGCTGTACCGCAGCGAAGGCGAGTTCTTCGTGTCGGACAACGTATGCACGCACGCGTATGCGCTGTTGTCGGACGGCTATCTGGAAGACGGCTGTATCGAATGCCCGTTGCACCAGGCGCGCTTCGACGTCCGCACCGGCAAGGCGATGTGCGCGCCCGCCACGCGCGATATCCAGGTCTACCCCGTCAAGGTGGAAGGCAGCGACGTTCTTGCCGACGTTTCCAGGTGA
- a CDS encoding TRAP transporter substrate-binding protein — translation MQRRRFLTQAAGAAGAGLAAVAAPAVAQANPSVRWRMSTSWPKSLDTIYGSADEMCKRVAQLTDNKFEIRAFPGGELVPPAQNMDAVSNGTVECNHVLSTAYIGKNTALTFDTGLSFGLNARQHNAWIHYGGGLEQLRTLYKKYNIVNHVCGNVGVQMGGWYRKEIKSVADLKGLNMRIGGIGGMVLSKLGAVPQQIPPGDIYPALEKGTIDAAEWIGPYDDAKLGFNKVAPFYYSPGWFEGSASITSMVHDKAWEALPASYKAAFECAAGEQTMRMLANYDARNPQALRGLIANGAKVRYFPKEVMDAVYKASQELWEELSANNPDFKALYPGWKKFQQDEAGWFRVAENALDNYTFAEVAKTQSK, via the coding sequence ATGCAACGACGCCGTTTTCTTACGCAGGCCGCGGGGGCCGCGGGCGCGGGTCTGGCGGCGGTCGCCGCGCCCGCCGTGGCGCAGGCGAATCCTTCCGTGCGCTGGCGCATGTCCACCAGCTGGCCCAAGAGCCTGGACACCATCTATGGTTCCGCCGATGAGATGTGCAAGCGCGTCGCGCAATTGACCGACAACAAATTCGAGATCCGCGCGTTTCCGGGCGGCGAACTCGTGCCGCCCGCGCAGAACATGGACGCCGTCAGCAACGGCACGGTGGAATGCAACCACGTCCTGAGCACCGCGTACATCGGCAAGAACACCGCCTTGACATTCGACACCGGACTGTCGTTCGGCCTGAACGCCCGCCAGCACAATGCGTGGATCCACTATGGCGGCGGGCTGGAGCAGCTCCGCACGCTGTACAAGAAGTACAACATCGTCAACCACGTCTGCGGCAACGTCGGCGTGCAGATGGGCGGCTGGTACCGCAAGGAAATCAAGTCGGTGGCCGACCTGAAAGGCCTGAACATGCGTATCGGCGGCATCGGCGGCATGGTGCTGTCCAAGCTGGGCGCGGTACCCCAGCAGATCCCGCCGGGCGATATCTATCCGGCGCTGGAGAAGGGCACCATCGACGCCGCGGAATGGATAGGCCCGTACGACGACGCCAAGCTCGGTTTCAACAAGGTGGCGCCTTTCTATTACTCGCCGGGTTGGTTCGAAGGCAGCGCGTCGATTACCAGCATGGTGCACGACAAGGCCTGGGAAGCGCTGCCCGCGTCGTACAAGGCGGCGTTCGAATGCGCGGCCGGCGAACAGACGATGCGCATGCTGGCCAACTACGACGCCCGCAACCCGCAGGCGCTGCGTGGCCTGATCGCCAACGGCGCCAAGGTGCGCTATTTTCCCAAGGAAGTGATGGATGCCGTCTACAAGGCATCGCAGGAACTGTGGGAAGAGTTGTCCGCCAACAATCCGGACTTCAAGGCCTTGTATCCCGGCTGGAAGAAATTCCAGCAGGACGAGGCGGGTTGGTTCCGCGTGGCGGAAAACGCGCTGGACAACTACACCTTCGCCGAGGTGGCAAAGACGCAGTCCAAGTAA
- a CDS encoding xanthine dehydrogenase family protein molybdopterin-binding subunit — MTVEHGRSVKPEGVGARVPRKEDARHLHGKGNFVADMAMPGLCEVAFLRSPLAHARIAGARVDDSVAGCVVLRPDMPDCRDIVADSTLPTYQASAQAPLASGKVRFVGEPVAMAFAPTRAEAEDHIELIDVDYEDLPVYADVFSAQAATGDFLHGEWKDNVFVTLTADRDFDTLAAQADVKVSRRMRLARQCMVPMEGKAVLAYWDHQADQLVVYSATQVPHMIRTVLAECLGLEQGRVRVISPDVGGAFGYKCVLQQEELCIAWLAKTYKRPFRFIEDRREHLTAGANSREHHYEMTAYTDRRGKLLALDARITVDGGAYSVWPFTIGLEPGQAVGNLPGPYAFRGYRCVTRAVATNKPGFVPYRGVARTGVCFAIELMMDAIAREVGREPWEVRLDNLVQAEQMPYVNVANKHLDSGDYPASLRKALEMIDAPGVRARQARGEADGRLIGLGVATYTEQAAHGTSVFATWGTPVIPGFDQATARITPDGGLEVRVGVHSHGQGMETTFAQIANEILGIPVARIKVLHGDTGQTPYSTGTYASRSLVMSGGAVSQACKRLLPRVMHIAAHLLQTPEEQLSVGEGRFVVGSAPDRAVSMGDVADAWYLKPQLLPPDVDPLGLEVTVGYKPKVDTGCFTYASQAATVAVDPATGGVEILDYVVVEDCGTMINPMVVEGQTMGGIAQGIGTALYEETPYDANGQPLASTLADYMLPGPTEVPHLRMHHFETPSPHTEFGAKGMGEGGAIAPPAVLFNAVNDALRALGAAELAHTPLTPIRVLQAIAQGSGQAQTSQPKAA; from the coding sequence ATGACGGTGGAACACGGCAGGTCCGTCAAGCCCGAAGGCGTGGGCGCGCGCGTGCCCCGCAAGGAGGACGCGCGCCATCTCCATGGCAAGGGCAACTTCGTCGCCGATATGGCGATGCCAGGCTTGTGCGAAGTGGCTTTTCTGCGCAGTCCGCTGGCGCACGCGCGCATCGCCGGCGCGCGGGTGGACGACAGCGTAGCGGGCTGCGTGGTATTGCGGCCCGACATGCCCGATTGCCGGGACATCGTGGCGGATTCGACGCTGCCCACCTACCAGGCCTCGGCCCAGGCGCCGCTGGCCAGCGGCAAAGTCAGGTTCGTCGGTGAACCGGTCGCCATGGCCTTCGCGCCCACGCGCGCCGAGGCCGAGGATCACATCGAACTGATCGATGTCGACTACGAGGACCTGCCGGTCTATGCCGACGTGTTCTCGGCCCAGGCGGCCACCGGCGATTTCCTGCACGGGGAATGGAAGGACAACGTCTTCGTCACGCTGACGGCGGATCGCGATTTCGACACGCTGGCGGCGCAGGCCGACGTCAAGGTGAGCCGGCGCATGCGGCTGGCGCGCCAGTGCATGGTGCCGATGGAAGGCAAGGCCGTGCTGGCCTATTGGGACCACCAGGCCGACCAGCTGGTGGTCTACAGCGCCACGCAGGTGCCGCACATGATACGGACGGTGCTGGCGGAATGCCTGGGCCTGGAGCAGGGCCGCGTGCGGGTGATTTCGCCGGACGTGGGCGGCGCCTTCGGCTACAAGTGCGTGCTGCAGCAGGAAGAGCTCTGCATCGCCTGGCTCGCCAAGACCTATAAGCGTCCGTTCCGCTTCATCGAGGACCGGCGCGAGCACCTGACCGCCGGCGCGAATTCGCGCGAGCACCATTATGAAATGACCGCCTACACCGACCGGCGCGGCAAGCTGCTGGCCCTGGATGCGCGGATCACCGTCGACGGCGGGGCCTATTCCGTGTGGCCGTTCACCATCGGGCTGGAGCCGGGCCAGGCGGTGGGCAATCTGCCGGGACCGTATGCCTTTCGCGGCTATCGCTGCGTGACGCGCGCGGTCGCCACCAACAAGCCCGGCTTCGTGCCGTATCGCGGCGTTGCGCGCACGGGCGTGTGCTTCGCCATCGAACTGATGATGGACGCGATCGCCCGCGAGGTCGGCCGCGAGCCCTGGGAAGTACGCCTGGACAATCTGGTGCAGGCCGAGCAGATGCCCTATGTGAACGTCGCCAACAAGCACCTGGACAGCGGTGACTACCCGGCCAGCCTGCGCAAGGCGCTGGAAATGATAGACGCGCCCGGCGTGCGCGCGCGCCAGGCGCGCGGCGAGGCCGACGGCCGCCTGATCGGCCTGGGGGTGGCCACCTATACGGAGCAGGCCGCGCACGGCACGTCCGTGTTCGCCACCTGGGGGACGCCCGTGATACCGGGCTTCGACCAGGCCACCGCCCGCATTACGCCGGACGGCGGGCTGGAAGTCAGGGTGGGCGTGCATTCCCATGGCCAGGGAATGGAAACCACCTTCGCCCAGATCGCCAACGAAATCCTGGGCATTCCGGTGGCGCGCATCAAGGTGCTGCACGGGGATACCGGCCAGACGCCTTATTCCACGGGCACCTATGCGTCGCGCTCGCTGGTGATGTCGGGCGGCGCGGTGTCGCAGGCCTGCAAGCGGCTGTTGCCGCGCGTGATGCACATCGCGGCGCACCTGCTGCAGACGCCGGAAGAGCAATTGAGCGTGGGCGAGGGCCGCTTCGTGGTGGGCAGCGCCCCCGACCGCGCGGTGTCCATGGGCGACGTCGCCGATGCCTGGTACCTCAAGCCGCAGCTGCTGCCGCCCGACGTCGACCCGCTGGGCCTGGAGGTCACGGTCGGCTACAAGCCCAAGGTGGACACCGGCTGCTTCACCTACGCCAGCCAGGCGGCCACGGTGGCCGTCGATCCGGCGACCGGCGGCGTCGAGATTCTCGACTACGTGGTGGTGGAAGACTGCGGAACGATGATCAATCCGATGGTGGTCGAAGGCCAGACCATGGGCGGCATCGCCCAGGGCATAGGCACGGCGCTGTATGAAGAAACGCCGTACGACGCCAACGGCCAGCCGCTGGCGTCGACGCTGGCCGACTACATGCTGCCGGGCCCCACGGAGGTCCCGCACCTGCGCATGCATCACTTCGAAACGCCGTCGCCGCATACCGAGTTCGGCGCCAAGGGCATGGGCGAAGGCGGCGCCATCGCGCCGCCAGCGGTGCTGTTCAACGCGGTCAACGACGCGCTGCGCGCGCTCGGCGCCGCCGAACTGGCGCACACGCCCCTGACGCCGATCCGCGTCCTGCAGGCCATCGCGCAAGGCAGCGGCCAGGCGCAAACCAGCCAGCCCAAGGCGGCCTGA
- a CDS encoding FAD binding domain-containing protein: MKAAKFDYIRATSVAQALDALGEHGGAAKLMAGGQSLGPMLNLRLARPAVVVDISGLEDLRGVRRDGDMVRIGAAVTHAEIEDGVHPALRDSPMRAVAAGIAYRAVRNRGTLGGSLAHADPAADWVVAMVALGARIELAGPGGVRHIEADGLMQGAYTTAIGEDELIQAVHVPAGEARARWGYYKFCRKTGEFAEASCAAWFDPARGQARIALGALDGAPRLLHSLAARVAQGGAAALDQVEIAREVADAMPGKDEAHRQLHAAAVGRCLAQATGKGSRT, encoded by the coding sequence ATGAAAGCGGCGAAATTCGATTACATACGCGCCACGTCGGTGGCCCAGGCGCTGGATGCGTTGGGGGAACACGGCGGCGCGGCCAAGCTGATGGCCGGCGGCCAATCGCTGGGGCCGATGTTGAACCTGCGGCTGGCGCGGCCCGCCGTGGTCGTCGATATCTCGGGCCTGGAAGACCTGCGCGGCGTGCGCCGCGACGGCGACATGGTGCGCATCGGCGCCGCGGTCACGCATGCGGAGATCGAGGACGGCGTGCACCCGGCGCTGCGCGATTCGCCCATGCGCGCCGTGGCCGCCGGGATCGCCTATCGCGCGGTGCGCAACCGCGGCACGCTGGGCGGCAGCCTGGCGCATGCGGACCCTGCCGCGGACTGGGTGGTGGCGATGGTGGCGCTGGGCGCGCGCATCGAGCTGGCTGGCCCGGGCGGCGTGCGCCATATCGAAGCGGACGGCCTGATGCAGGGCGCCTACACGACCGCGATAGGGGAAGACGAACTGATACAGGCCGTCCACGTTCCGGCCGGCGAGGCGCGGGCGCGCTGGGGCTACTACAAGTTCTGCCGCAAGACGGGCGAGTTCGCCGAAGCCAGCTGTGCCGCGTGGTTCGACCCGGCCCGGGGCCAGGCGCGCATCGCGCTGGGCGCGCTGGACGGGGCGCCGCGCCTGCTTCATTCCCTGGCCGCGCGCGTGGCGCAGGGCGGCGCGGCGGCGCTGGACCAGGTGGAAATCGCCAGGGAAGTGGCGGACGCCATGCCCGGCAAGGATGAAGCGCATCGCCAGTTGCATGCCGCGGCGGTCGGCCGCTGCCTGGCGCAGGCGACAGGCAAAGGATCGCGGACATGA
- a CDS encoding xanthine dehydrogenase family Fe-S subunit translates to MTQVTMEVNGRQVADDAPARMHLGDFLRDKLRLTGTHLGCEHGVCGACTVLLDGEPVRSCISYAVACEGRRVTTIEGYDADPVMRRLREAFTRHHALQCGYCTPGMLATARDIVMRLPDADEARVRVELSGNLCRCTGYMGIVAAVMSVLAGLREAPDADVDRLRAALRAGEGAAPAAAPPAAFEAFSAAPAAAATTAPGAQPARVAPATSATTAASAASATSTASATSTASATPAASNSEPTSSAGKTNEIDGGFDVPFPPERVWAFMTDLPAVAACLPGASIQEQQGERVKGTIAVKFGPMRAAFNGAARLDRDDAAMRAVFRGAGQDTVSRSRANGDITYQVRDAGNGGARVDVNLAYSLQGPLAQFSRSGLVQDFVCRMIADFGANVAARLGGNASAEPAQASFNASGMFWQIVRARIKRWFGRG, encoded by the coding sequence ATGACCCAGGTCACGATGGAAGTGAACGGCCGCCAGGTGGCCGACGACGCGCCGGCGCGCATGCACCTCGGCGATTTCCTGCGCGACAAGCTGCGCCTGACGGGCACGCACCTGGGCTGCGAACATGGCGTGTGCGGCGCGTGTACCGTGCTGCTGGATGGCGAGCCGGTGCGCTCGTGCATCTCGTACGCGGTCGCCTGCGAAGGGCGCCGGGTGACGACGATCGAAGGCTATGACGCCGATCCGGTCATGCGGCGGCTGCGGGAAGCCTTCACGCGGCATCATGCCTTGCAATGCGGGTATTGCACGCCCGGCATGCTGGCGACGGCGCGCGACATCGTGATGCGCCTGCCGGACGCCGACGAAGCGCGGGTGCGGGTGGAGCTGTCGGGGAATCTGTGCCGCTGCACGGGATATATGGGCATCGTGGCGGCGGTGATGTCGGTGCTGGCCGGGCTGCGAGAGGCGCCGGATGCGGACGTGGATCGCCTGCGGGCGGCGCTGCGGGCCGGGGAGGGCGCCGCGCCCGCGGCGGCACCGCCCGCGGCGTTCGAGGCGTTCAGCGCCGCGCCGGCCGCAGCGGCCACGACCGCGCCAGGCGCGCAGCCGGCGCGCGTAGCGCCCGCCACGTCTGCCACGACCGCTGCGTCAGCAGCGTCAGCAACGTCAACAGCGTCCGCAACGTCAACAGCGTCAGCGACGCCGGCCGCAAGCAATTCTGAACCGACGTCCTCCGCCGGCAAGACCAACGAAATCGACGGCGGCTTCGACGTGCCGTTTCCGCCGGAGCGGGTCTGGGCTTTCATGACCGACCTGCCGGCCGTGGCCGCCTGCCTGCCCGGCGCGTCCATCCAGGAACAGCAGGGCGAGCGGGTCAAGGGCACGATCGCCGTGAAGTTCGGCCCCATGCGCGCCGCCTTCAACGGCGCCGCGCGCCTGGACCGCGACGACGCCGCCATGCGCGCCGTCTTTCGAGGCGCGGGCCAGGACACGGTCAGCCGTTCGCGCGCCAACGGCGACATCACCTACCAGGTGCGGGACGCCGGCAATGGCGGCGCGCGCGTCGACGTCAATCTCGCCTATTCCCTGCAAGGCCCGCTGGCGCAGTTCTCGCGCTCGGGGCTGGTGCAGGACTTCGTGTGCAGGATGATCGCCGACTTCGGCGCCAACGTCGCGGCGCGGCTGGGCGGCAATGCGTCGGCCGAACCCGCGCAGGCCTCTTTCAACGCGTCCGGCATGTTCTGGCAGATCGTCCGGGCGCGTATCAAGCGTTGGTTCGGCCGGGGCTGA